A stretch of Saccharothrix texasensis DNA encodes these proteins:
- a CDS encoding response regulator, producing the protein MAAVGLGQAVRTTPAGTLPANMVPHPREELFSVLVVDDHPLLREAISARLTQMGAGTVHEAASVAEARARALATGPCDLAILDLGLPDGTGIDLVTELRAQGWPRIVVLASSDDPYAVRSAFQAGAQAYLLKSASPMVVTDGVRRVLDGGVYADPSVAPVLAAGTRVPGTDNTPRELSAREVEVLQLVADGQSNKEIGEALSLSALTVKSHLSRIGRKLGTGDRAQMVALAMRAGVIR; encoded by the coding sequence GTGGCTGCCGTCGGCTTAGGTCAGGCCGTTCGTACCACGCCAGCCGGCACGTTGCCGGCGAACATGGTCCCGCACCCGCGGGAGGAGCTTTTTTCAGTGCTGGTGGTCGACGACCACCCACTGCTGAGGGAGGCGATATCGGCTCGGCTCACCCAGATGGGAGCCGGGACAGTGCATGAGGCGGCTTCGGTCGCGGAGGCTCGGGCGCGGGCACTCGCTACCGGACCGTGCGACCTCGCGATCCTCGATCTGGGTCTGCCGGATGGCACCGGCATCGACCTGGTCACGGAACTCCGTGCCCAGGGCTGGCCCCGCATCGTGGTCCTCGCGTCCTCCGACGACCCCTACGCGGTCAGGTCGGCCTTCCAGGCAGGCGCCCAGGCGTACCTGCTGAAGTCCGCCTCGCCGATGGTGGTCACCGACGGGGTGCGCAGGGTCCTCGACGGCGGCGTCTACGCAGACCCGAGCGTCGCGCCCGTGCTCGCCGCGGGCACGAGGGTGCCGGGCACCGACAACACGCCGCGGGAGCTTTCCGCGCGTGAGGTCGAGGTCCTGCAGCTGGTCGCCGATGGCCAGAGCAACAAGGAGATCGGCGAAGCGCTCAGCCTTTCCGCGCTCACGGTGAAGTCTCACCTGTCGCGGATCGGGCGCAAGCTGGGCACCGGTGATCGGGCTCAGATGGTGGCGCTGGCCATGCGTGCCGGCGTGATCCGCTGA
- a CDS encoding ribonuclease D yields the protein MDVPSDEPTEPTGADPVPLVEPADGVPPVVADAPSLRRAADALAGATGPVAVDTERASGYRYSQRAYLVQLRREGAGTVLVDPIALGGRLDPLVEALDGTEWVLHAASQDLPCLAELDLRPSVLFDTELAGRLAGFERVALGTLVERLLGYRLEKGHGAADWSRRPLPADWLNYAALDVELLVELRDVLEQELKRQGKLEWALEEFEAARTAPLPRPRAEPWRRTSGIHRIRSPRQLAAVRALWEARDALARERDIAPGRVLPDAALVDAAVKNPADEAALLALPVFRGRAQRRMAGVWLGALQRAAALPRNELPEPSQQHDGPPPANRWADKDPAAAARLAAARTALTAVAEANTLPVENLLLPDLVRRTCWQPPADTSPEGVAAALREGGARNWQVALTATALSTALTPPAS from the coding sequence GTGGACGTACCCTCCGACGAGCCAACCGAACCAACCGGTGCTGATCCGGTGCCGCTGGTGGAACCCGCTGACGGCGTTCCACCTGTCGTCGCCGACGCACCGTCGCTCCGGCGTGCCGCTGATGCGCTCGCCGGAGCGACGGGTCCGGTTGCGGTGGACACCGAGCGAGCCTCGGGATACCGCTACTCGCAACGCGCTTACCTGGTGCAACTGCGCCGGGAAGGCGCCGGGACCGTGCTGGTCGACCCGATCGCCCTCGGCGGTCGACTCGATCCGCTGGTCGAGGCGCTGGACGGAACCGAGTGGGTGTTGCACGCGGCGTCGCAAGACCTGCCGTGCCTCGCCGAACTCGACCTTCGTCCGAGCGTGTTGTTCGACACCGAGCTGGCGGGCAGGCTGGCCGGCTTCGAACGGGTGGCGCTGGGCACGCTCGTCGAGCGGTTGTTGGGCTACCGGTTGGAGAAGGGGCACGGCGCGGCCGACTGGTCGCGCCGCCCCCTTCCCGCCGATTGGCTGAACTACGCCGCCCTCGACGTCGAACTGCTGGTCGAGCTGCGTGACGTGCTCGAACAGGAGCTCAAGCGGCAGGGGAAGCTGGAGTGGGCGCTCGAGGAGTTCGAGGCGGCCCGCACGGCGCCCCTGCCGCGTCCGCGCGCCGAACCGTGGCGCCGCACGTCGGGCATCCACCGGATCCGCAGTCCGCGACAGCTGGCCGCGGTGCGGGCGTTGTGGGAGGCGCGTGACGCGCTGGCCCGTGAGCGCGACATCGCGCCGGGCCGGGTGCTGCCGGACGCCGCGCTGGTCGACGCCGCCGTGAAGAACCCCGCCGACGAGGCCGCGCTGCTGGCGTTGCCGGTGTTCCGGGGACGGGCGCAGCGGCGGATGGCCGGCGTGTGGCTGGGCGCGTTGCAGCGTGCCGCCGCTCTGCCGCGCAACGAGCTGCCGGAGCCGTCACAGCAGCACGACGGCCCGCCACCGGCCAACCGGTGGGCGGACAAGGACCCGGCCGCGGCGGCCCGCCTGGCGGCCGCCAGGACGGCGCTGACGGCCGTGGCCGAGGCGAACACCCTGCCGGTGGAGAACCTGCTGCTGCCCGACCTCGTGCGGCGCACGTGCTGGCAGCCGCCGGCCGACACCTCACCGGAGGGCGTGGCCGCCGCCCTGCGTGAGGGCGGCGCCCGCAACTGGCAGGTCGCCCTGACCGCCACCGCCCTCTCCACCGCCCTGACCCCACCCGCCTCCTAA
- a CDS encoding MerR family transcriptional regulator, producing MRIAELSRRSGVPVPTIKYYLREGLLPAGELTSPNQARYADAHLHRLRLVRAMVELGGLSIAAVREVLGALDDPEKSLHKAMGTISAAVAPADLGGEDEVAHEQVEAFLRRQGWVCRPTSYAYKALVGVLATAREVGHERFADLLDGYADAARPLAEADLGYVLGAGSEDEALEAVVVGTVLGDAAMAAVRALARRELSGTRQPNDP from the coding sequence ATGCGCATCGCCGAGTTGAGCCGTCGCAGCGGCGTGCCCGTGCCGACGATCAAGTACTACCTGCGCGAAGGACTGCTCCCGGCCGGAGAGCTGACCAGCCCCAACCAGGCCAGGTACGCCGACGCGCACCTGCACCGGCTGCGGCTCGTGCGGGCGATGGTGGAGCTGGGAGGGCTGTCGATCGCGGCCGTGCGGGAGGTGCTGGGCGCGTTGGACGACCCGGAGAAGTCCCTGCACAAGGCGATGGGCACGATCTCGGCCGCGGTCGCGCCGGCGGACCTGGGCGGCGAGGACGAGGTCGCGCACGAGCAGGTCGAGGCGTTCCTGCGGCGGCAGGGGTGGGTGTGCCGTCCCACGTCCTACGCGTACAAGGCGCTGGTGGGTGTGCTCGCCACGGCGCGCGAGGTCGGGCACGAGCGGTTCGCGGACCTGCTCGACGGGTACGCCGACGCCGCCCGGCCGCTGGCCGAGGCCGACCTGGGGTACGTGCTGGGCGCGGGATCCGAGGACGAGGCGCTGGAGGCCGTCGTCGTGGGGACCGTGCTGGGTGACGCGGCCATGGCCGCCGTGCGCGCCCTCGCCCGCCGTGAACTGTCCGGCACCCGCCAACCGAACGACCCCTGA
- a CDS encoding ABA4-like family protein, with translation MIFAPTAPVTSRIVSSPLIAVPPLVVYAVLVAAHLPRLWATMSSPDLDTLREFLATSWGASAVWAQVIAWDLLIGAWMYRESRRLGLHPLLMGPLLVLTVVLSPFGFGLFLAVRAACDRPDRATTVVTGQ, from the coding sequence ATGATCTTCGCCCCGACGGCCCCGGTGACGAGCCGGATCGTCTCGTCACCGTTGATCGCGGTGCCGCCGCTGGTCGTCTACGCGGTTCTGGTCGCCGCGCACCTGCCGCGGTTGTGGGCGACCATGAGCAGTCCGGACCTGGACACGCTGCGGGAGTTCCTGGCCACGTCGTGGGGCGCCTCGGCGGTCTGGGCCCAGGTGATCGCGTGGGACCTGCTGATCGGCGCGTGGATGTACCGGGAGAGCCGCCGCCTGGGGCTGCACCCGCTGCTCATGGGCCCGCTGCTGGTGCTGACGGTCGTCCTGTCCCCGTTCGGGTTCGGGCTGTTCCTGGCCGTCCGGGCGGCCTGTGACCGACCCGACAGGGCGACCACGGTGGTTACCGGTCAGTAA
- a CDS encoding thiolase family protein: MAAPVAPARVRNVVFVDGVRTPFGKAGPKGIFAETRADDLVVKVIRELLRRHPELPPERVDEVAIAATTQIGDQGLTIGRTAALLAGLPKSVPGYAVDRMCAGAMTAVTTSASGIAFGAYDVVIAGGVEHMGRHPMGEGVDPNPRFLSDKIVDPSALVMGSTAENLHDRFPHLTKERTDAFAAASQAKYADAVKNGKIGPEFVPVATRSAEHGWGLATADEPPRPGTTVEDLAKLKTPFRPHGRVTAGNAAGLNDGATGCILAEEETARELGLPVGMRLVGYSFMGVEPEVMGVGPVPATEKALKRAGLSIEDIGLFEINEAFAVQVLAFLDHFGIADDDPRVNQWGGAIATGHPLASSGVRLMTQLSRQFAERPDVRYGITTMCIGIGMGGTVIWENPHWNGESK; this comes from the coding sequence GTGGCCGCACCAGTAGCGCCGGCACGCGTTCGAAACGTGGTCTTCGTGGACGGCGTGCGCACGCCGTTCGGCAAGGCCGGCCCCAAGGGAATCTTCGCGGAGACCCGTGCCGACGACCTGGTCGTCAAGGTGATCCGCGAGCTGCTGCGCCGTCACCCCGAACTGCCGCCGGAGCGGGTCGACGAGGTGGCCATCGCCGCCACCACGCAGATCGGCGACCAGGGCCTCACCATCGGCCGCACCGCCGCGCTGCTCGCGGGCCTGCCCAAGTCGGTGCCCGGCTACGCCGTCGACCGCATGTGCGCGGGCGCGATGACGGCCGTGACGACCTCCGCCAGCGGCATCGCGTTCGGCGCGTACGACGTGGTGATCGCGGGCGGTGTCGAGCACATGGGCCGTCACCCGATGGGCGAGGGCGTCGACCCCAACCCGCGGTTCCTGTCGGACAAGATCGTGGACCCGTCCGCGCTCGTCATGGGCTCGACGGCGGAGAACCTGCACGACCGGTTCCCGCACCTGACCAAGGAGCGCACGGACGCGTTCGCGGCGGCGTCGCAGGCCAAGTACGCCGACGCGGTGAAGAACGGCAAGATCGGCCCGGAGTTCGTGCCCGTCGCGACCCGTTCGGCGGAGCACGGCTGGGGCCTGGCCACCGCCGACGAGCCGCCCCGCCCGGGCACCACGGTCGAGGACCTGGCCAAGCTGAAGACGCCGTTCCGCCCGCACGGCCGGGTCACCGCGGGCAACGCGGCCGGCCTGAACGACGGCGCGACCGGCTGCATCCTGGCCGAGGAGGAGACCGCGCGCGAGCTCGGCCTGCCGGTCGGCATGCGCCTGGTCGGCTACTCGTTCATGGGCGTCGAACCCGAGGTCATGGGCGTCGGCCCGGTGCCGGCCACCGAGAAGGCCCTCAAGCGCGCGGGCCTGTCCATCGAGGACATCGGCCTGTTCGAGATCAACGAGGCGTTCGCCGTGCAGGTGCTCGCCTTCCTCGACCACTTCGGCATCGCCGACGACGACCCGCGGGTCAACCAGTGGGGCGGCGCGATCGCCACCGGCCACCCGCTCGCGTCCTCGGGCGTGCGCCTGATGACCCAGCTGTCGCGGCAGTTCGCCGAGCGCCCCGACGTGCGCTACGGCATCACGACCATGTGCATCGGCATCGGCATGGGCGGGACCGTCATCTGGGAGAACCCGCACTGGAACGGAGAGTCCAAGTGA
- a CDS encoding 3-hydroxyacyl-CoA dehydrogenase NAD-binding domain-containing protein → MTALTADEAKALFPDEVVTHARTRFVSVPGVDGQVALITIDNGHDHTRPSTFGPQSLVSLGAAFDEAAAASPAAIAVTGKPFVFAVGADLTAVEGASERSQAVTIGQLGHDVFRKFTESSVPTFAFVNGAVMGGGLELALSCHYRTLASNAAAIALPEVFLGLFPGWGGTQLLPNLIGPHDAVTVIFENALNQNKMLNPKQALDLGIADVLFDSADYLEQSLLWLASVVRGDVVPARREIDRGAGWDAAVARAKAIVDGKTKGAAPGALKALQLLELARANDLDAGYAAETEALADVVMSDELRAGLYSFNLVQKRAKRPAGAPDKSLARKVTKVGIVGAGLMASQMALLFARRLEVPVVLTDIDQARVDKGVGYVHGEIDKLLGKKRVSPDQANRLKALVSGSLDKAAFADADFVIEAVFEDLGVKQKVFAEVEEHVSAEAVLATNTSSLSITEMASGLKHPERVVGFHFFNPVAIMPLLEIVRAGQTDDATLATAFAVGKQLKKSSVLVKDAPAFVVNRLLTRFMGEVVKSIDEGTPFEVADKATEPLGLPMSPLILLQLVGPAVALHVAETMNGAFPDRFGVSENMRAFVEAGKTAVYQWDSAGKQSVDPEVQALWSFGDQPLTGDEVFARALEALAEEIRIMLDEGVVAEAQDIDLCMLLGAGWPFWLGGITPYLDRSGISEKVTGKRFLAPGVASLPA, encoded by the coding sequence GTGACCGCGTTGACCGCCGACGAGGCCAAGGCCCTGTTCCCCGACGAGGTCGTGACCCACGCCCGCACCCGGTTCGTGTCGGTGCCCGGCGTCGACGGCCAGGTCGCCCTCATCACCATCGACAACGGCCACGACCACACCCGGCCGTCCACGTTCGGCCCGCAGTCGCTGGTCAGCCTGGGCGCGGCGTTCGACGAGGCCGCGGCCGCCTCCCCGGCCGCCATCGCGGTCACCGGCAAGCCGTTCGTCTTCGCCGTGGGCGCCGACCTGACGGCCGTGGAGGGCGCCTCCGAGCGCTCGCAGGCCGTGACGATCGGGCAGCTCGGGCACGACGTGTTCCGCAAGTTCACCGAGTCCTCCGTGCCGACCTTTGCGTTCGTCAACGGCGCGGTGATGGGCGGTGGCCTGGAGCTGGCGCTGTCGTGCCACTACCGGACGCTGGCGTCCAACGCGGCGGCCATCGCGCTGCCCGAGGTGTTCCTCGGCCTGTTCCCCGGCTGGGGCGGCACGCAGCTGCTGCCGAACCTGATCGGCCCGCACGACGCGGTCACCGTGATCTTCGAGAACGCGTTGAACCAGAACAAGATGCTCAACCCGAAGCAGGCGCTGGACCTGGGCATCGCGGACGTGCTGTTCGACTCCGCGGACTACCTGGAGCAGTCGCTGCTGTGGCTGGCCTCCGTGGTGCGCGGCGACGTCGTGCCCGCCCGCCGCGAGATCGACCGCGGCGCGGGCTGGGACGCGGCCGTGGCGCGGGCGAAGGCCATCGTCGACGGCAAGACCAAGGGCGCGGCGCCGGGTGCGCTCAAGGCGTTGCAGCTGCTGGAGCTGGCGCGCGCCAACGACTTGGACGCCGGGTACGCGGCGGAGACCGAGGCGCTGGCGGACGTCGTGATGAGCGACGAGCTGCGGGCCGGGCTGTACTCGTTCAACCTGGTGCAGAAGCGGGCCAAGCGGCCCGCGGGCGCGCCGGACAAGTCGCTGGCGCGCAAGGTCACCAAGGTCGGCATCGTCGGCGCGGGCCTGATGGCGTCGCAGATGGCGCTGCTGTTCGCGCGGCGGCTGGAGGTGCCGGTGGTGCTCACCGACATCGACCAGGCGCGGGTGGACAAGGGCGTCGGGTACGTGCACGGCGAGATCGACAAGCTGCTGGGCAAGAAGCGGGTGTCGCCGGACCAGGCGAACCGGCTCAAGGCCCTGGTGAGCGGCTCGTTGGACAAGGCGGCGTTCGCGGACGCGGACTTCGTCATCGAGGCCGTGTTCGAGGACCTCGGCGTGAAGCAGAAGGTGTTCGCCGAGGTCGAGGAGCACGTCTCGGCCGAGGCCGTGCTGGCGACCAACACGTCGTCGCTGTCGATCACCGAGATGGCGTCGGGCCTCAAGCACCCCGAGCGGGTCGTGGGCTTCCACTTCTTCAACCCGGTCGCGATCATGCCGCTGCTGGAGATCGTGCGCGCCGGGCAGACCGACGACGCGACCCTGGCGACCGCGTTCGCGGTGGGCAAGCAGCTGAAGAAGTCGTCCGTGCTGGTGAAGGACGCTCCGGCGTTCGTGGTGAACCGGCTGCTGACCCGCTTCATGGGCGAGGTCGTGAAGTCGATCGACGAGGGCACGCCGTTCGAGGTGGCGGACAAGGCCACCGAGCCGCTGGGCCTGCCGATGTCGCCGCTGATCCTGCTGCAGCTCGTCGGCCCGGCCGTCGCGCTGCACGTGGCGGAGACGATGAACGGCGCCTTCCCCGACCGCTTCGGCGTGTCGGAGAACATGAGGGCGTTCGTCGAGGCCGGCAAGACCGCCGTGTACCAGTGGGACTCGGCGGGCAAGCAGAGCGTCGACCCCGAGGTGCAGGCGCTGTGGTCGTTCGGCGACCAGCCGCTGACCGGTGACGAGGTCTTCGCGCGGGCGCTGGAGGCGTTGGCCGAGGAGATCCGGATCATGCTCGACGAGGGCGTGGTCGCGGAGGCGCAGGACATCGACCTGTGCATGCTCCTGGGCGCCGGCTGGCCGTTCTGGCTGGGCGGCATCACCCCCTACCTGGACCGTTCGGGCATCTCGGAGAAGGTGACGGGCAAGCGCTTCCTGGCGCCCGGCGTCGCCTCCCTGCCTGCCTAG
- a CDS encoding HNH endonuclease: MSDTAPDRATRLAEAVLRDGDDCTWCRRRFARHVTPTTDHLVPKVKGGPSWLENEVAACRRCNRERGHCSPVDWLAECERRGWHPDRARVTRALESLSRAIGDRGGRRRARPYLAAQLRRLKDPAGGRDSEPSESG, translated from the coding sequence ATGTCCGACACCGCACCCGACCGCGCGACCCGCCTCGCCGAAGCCGTCCTCCGCGACGGCGACGACTGCACGTGGTGCCGCCGCCGGTTCGCCCGCCACGTCACCCCGACCACGGACCACTTGGTGCCGAAGGTCAAGGGCGGCCCGTCGTGGCTGGAGAACGAGGTCGCCGCCTGCCGCCGCTGCAACCGCGAACGCGGCCACTGCTCCCCCGTCGACTGGCTGGCCGAGTGCGAACGCCGCGGCTGGCACCCCGACCGGGCACGCGTGACCAGGGCTCTGGAATCCCTGTCCCGGGCCATCGGGGACCGGGGAGGCCGGCGCCGCGCCCGCCCCTACCTGGCCGCCCAACTCCGCCGCTTGAAGGACCCGGCGGGTGGACGTGACAGCGAACCCTCCGAGTCCGGCTGA
- a CDS encoding YbaB/EbfC family nucleoid-associated protein, with amino-acid sequence MADGLRGRDSGGVVTVTVDDSADVLAVALAARWKQAVDPRSLGSAVTAAVNAATMQALAKQVERPVADEPPVSPVPRHDGSRITPAEATRLMDAVTADLERFKRQVAEVVDRSVTAGSRGGHVRGTAQRGQVLDIAVDPTWAHTARTSELEQELLEVLRALRARSAPADLAQGPHSPAIAELMALVSDPNTLLRRVGLLP; translated from the coding sequence GTGGCCGACGGCCTGCGGGGGCGGGATTCCGGCGGCGTCGTGACCGTGACGGTCGACGACTCGGCCGACGTGCTGGCAGTGGCGCTGGCGGCGCGGTGGAAGCAGGCCGTCGATCCCAGGAGTCTGGGGTCGGCCGTCACGGCGGCGGTGAACGCGGCCACCATGCAGGCACTCGCGAAGCAGGTCGAGCGGCCGGTGGCGGACGAGCCGCCCGTGTCGCCGGTCCCGCGGCACGATGGTTCGCGCATCACGCCGGCCGAGGCGACGCGGCTCATGGACGCCGTCACGGCCGACCTGGAGCGATTCAAGCGACAGGTCGCCGAGGTGGTCGACCGATCGGTCACCGCCGGAAGTCGAGGCGGACACGTGCGCGGCACCGCGCAGCGCGGGCAGGTGCTCGACATCGCCGTCGACCCGACCTGGGCGCACACCGCCCGCACCAGCGAGCTGGAGCAGGAACTCCTGGAAGTGCTCCGGGCGCTTCGAGCCCGCAGCGCTCCCGCCGACCTCGCGCAAGGGCCGCACAGCCCTGCCATCGCCGAACTCATGGCACTGGTGAGTGATCCGAACACGCTGCTGCGCCGAGTGGGGTTGCTGCCATGA
- a CDS encoding DUF72 domain-containing protein, which translates to MVTVGEIRIGTSGWRYPEWRGGFYPRGLQQRLELQFLSRRLDTVEINGSFYGLRKPTDFKSWFERTPENFVFAVKGHREITHTKRLRDVAKDVEEFFDSGVLDLGPKLGPILWQLPPSLPWRPERFASFLDLLPGPPVRHAIEVRHPSWDTPELVEVLARHGIALVVAESAGRFPEPHELTTDFVYARLHGDEELYVSAYSDQALDRWASRFREWSAARDVYVYFDNTMGGAAPFDALALAERLG; encoded by the coding sequence ATCGTCACCGTGGGTGAAATCCGAATCGGCACGTCCGGCTGGCGCTATCCCGAGTGGCGCGGCGGTTTCTACCCGCGCGGATTGCAGCAACGGCTGGAATTGCAGTTCCTGTCACGGCGGCTCGACACGGTCGAGATCAACGGCTCCTTCTACGGGCTGCGCAAACCGACGGACTTCAAGTCGTGGTTCGAACGCACCCCCGAGAACTTCGTGTTCGCCGTCAAAGGACATCGGGAGATCACGCACACCAAGCGATTACGCGACGTCGCCAAGGACGTGGAGGAGTTCTTCGACTCCGGTGTCCTGGACCTCGGGCCGAAGCTCGGACCGATCCTGTGGCAGCTGCCGCCGTCGCTGCCGTGGCGGCCCGAGCGGTTCGCCTCGTTCCTGGACCTGCTGCCGGGCCCGCCGGTCCGGCACGCGATCGAGGTGCGGCACCCGAGCTGGGACACGCCCGAACTGGTGGAGGTGCTGGCGCGGCACGGCATCGCGCTCGTCGTCGCCGAGTCCGCCGGCCGTTTCCCGGAACCGCACGAGCTCACCACCGACTTCGTCTACGCCCGCCTGCACGGTGACGAGGAGCTGTACGTCAGCGCGTACTCCGACCAGGCCCTGGACCGCTGGGCGTCCCGGTTCCGCGAGTGGTCGGCCGCGCGTGACGTGTACGTCTACTTCGACAACACGATGGGCGGCGCCGCGCCGTTCGACGCCCTCGCGCTCGCCGAGCGCCTCGGCTGA
- a CDS encoding arylamine N-acetyltransferase family protein, which translates to MDDRTLDAYLARIGATRANTLVELHELHLASVPFENLGIHLGEEIVLDEDLLVGKVVDRRRGGFCYELNGAFAALLRALGHDVQMLSAKVFVDGGFGPPFDHMALRVGDLLVDVGFGRFSLRPLDLVSREDQGDPAGVFRLVDTPEGDVDVLFDGVPQYRLELRPRALEEFRATCWYQQTWPGSPFRRGATCSLPTATGRVTIAGNKLITTTGGDKAVEELDDDALLDAYAEHFGVVLDRVPRLG; encoded by the coding sequence ATGGACGACCGGACGCTTGACGCCTACCTGGCCAGGATCGGCGCGACGCGCGCCAACACCCTGGTCGAGCTGCACGAGCTGCACCTCGCCTCGGTGCCCTTCGAGAACCTGGGCATCCACTTGGGCGAGGAGATCGTGCTCGACGAGGACCTGCTGGTCGGCAAGGTCGTCGACCGGCGGCGTGGTGGGTTCTGCTACGAGCTCAACGGCGCGTTCGCGGCGCTGTTGAGGGCGTTGGGGCACGACGTGCAGATGCTGTCGGCGAAGGTGTTCGTGGACGGCGGGTTCGGGCCGCCGTTCGACCACATGGCGCTGCGCGTGGGCGATCTGCTGGTGGACGTCGGTTTCGGCCGGTTCAGCCTGCGGCCGTTGGACCTGGTCAGCCGGGAGGACCAGGGTGATCCCGCCGGGGTGTTCCGGCTGGTCGACACGCCTGAGGGCGATGTGGACGTCCTGTTCGACGGCGTGCCCCAGTACCGCCTCGAACTGCGCCCGCGCGCGCTGGAGGAGTTTCGCGCCACGTGCTGGTACCAGCAGACGTGGCCGGGGTCGCCGTTCCGGCGTGGCGCGACCTGCTCGCTGCCCACGGCGACCGGGCGGGTCACCATCGCCGGGAACAAGCTGATCACCACGACCGGTGGTGACAAGGCGGTCGAGGAGTTGGACGACGACGCGCTGCTGGACGCCTACGCCGAGCACTTCGGCGTCGTGCTGGACCGCGTGCCCCGGCTCGGCTGA
- a CDS encoding DUF72 domain-containing protein: MAGEVRIGTSGWVYPTWRGAFYPKGLVQRRELEHISGLMSSVELNGSFYSLQRPSSYQAWARQTPEDFLFAVKGGRFITHLKQLRDVEVPLANFFASGMLALGPKLGPVLWQLPPSTAYDPDRLTTFFNLLPRTTTAAAELAERHDERLSPDRAWTTTDADRPLRHALEVRHPTFLVPEFLDLLRAHGIALVVSHSAGRFPYLEDVTADFAYVRLHGNQALYVGSYTDDELDEWSAKIRGWAAEHDVHVYFDNDTDAAAPHDALRLAAHLARPKPQRAHTMR; the protein is encoded by the coding sequence GTGGCTGGTGAGGTGCGGATCGGGACATCAGGGTGGGTCTACCCGACGTGGCGGGGTGCGTTCTACCCGAAGGGCCTGGTGCAGCGGCGGGAGTTGGAGCACATCTCCGGGCTCATGTCGTCGGTCGAGTTGAACGGGTCGTTCTACTCGTTGCAGCGGCCGTCGAGCTACCAGGCGTGGGCGCGGCAGACGCCGGAGGACTTCTTGTTCGCGGTCAAAGGCGGGCGGTTCATCACGCACCTCAAGCAGTTGCGGGACGTGGAGGTCCCGTTGGCGAACTTCTTCGCCTCCGGGATGCTCGCCCTCGGCCCCAAGCTCGGGCCCGTGCTGTGGCAGTTGCCCCCGTCGACGGCTTATGACCCGGACCGCCTCACCACGTTCTTCAACCTCCTGCCCCGCACGACGACCGCCGCGGCCGAGCTCGCCGAACGGCACGACGAACGCCTGTCCCCCGACCGCGCCTGGACCACCACCGACGCCGACCGGCCCCTGCGGCACGCGCTGGAGGTCCGGCACCCCACGTTCCTGGTGCCGGAGTTCCTCGACCTGCTCCGCGCGCACGGCATCGCGCTCGTCGTCTCCCACTCCGCCGGCCGGTTCCCGTACCTCGAAGACGTCACGGCGGACTTCGCCTACGTCCGGCTGCACGGCAACCAGGCCTTGTACGTCGGCAGCTACACCGACGACGAGCTGGACGAGTGGTCGGCGAAGATCCGCGGGTGGGCCGCCGAGCACGACGTCCACGTCTACTTCGACAACGACACGGACGCCGCCGCCCCGCACGACGCCCTCCGCCTCGCCGCTCACCTCGCCCGGCCCAAACCCCAGCGGGCCCACACGATGAGGTGA
- a CDS encoding peptidase inhibitor family I36 protein encodes MTTRTLVTALALTAGALTSSGTAAAHQPGPACDRGEFCVWSAAGYSGDSHRLDLESANPRECIPLPDGFVARSFVNNLTRDTSVYQRETCSTEAEFTTYPGKGTYVPDAPFVVRAIQVWEP; translated from the coding sequence ATGACGACCCGCACCCTCGTGACCGCGCTGGCCCTCACCGCCGGCGCCCTGACGTCGAGCGGCACCGCCGCGGCGCACCAACCGGGCCCCGCGTGCGACCGGGGCGAGTTCTGCGTGTGGTCGGCCGCCGGCTACAGCGGTGACTCCCACCGCCTCGACCTGGAGTCGGCGAACCCCCGCGAGTGCATCCCGCTGCCCGACGGTTTCGTGGCGCGGTCGTTCGTGAACAACCTGACCCGGGACACGTCCGTCTACCAGCGCGAAACGTGCTCGACCGAGGCCGAGTTCACCACCTACCCGGGCAAGGGCACGTACGTCCCGGACGCGCCGTTCGTGGTCCGGGCGATCCAGGTCTGGGAGCCGTGA